One Nocardioides oleivorans DNA segment encodes these proteins:
- a CDS encoding vWA domain-containing protein, with protein sequence MTDRGADEVLLGFARALRAAGVPVTQDRSHGFLAAVATVGAGDRQATYWAGRATLCGSPDDLERYDQVFASWFDPHDGLPRARPREHSRPQTAHLLPDTEVAGGPGDGEEDVVQAMASTSEVLRHRDVATLDAAEKRRLAGMFARLSLHPPARRTARHRKWHRGQVDAARTLRRSLRHLGEPAEIAWRRRGTRPRRVVLLVDVSGSMSAYADALLRLAHRLTQSARAGGGAVETFTVGTRLTHVTRALRSPDADRAIVAAGEVVPDWSGGTRLGETLRVFLDRWGQRGLARGAVVVVFSDGWERGDAELLGEQMARLQRVAHRVIWVNPHRGKAGYEPLQGGVVAALPHCDDFLAGHSLATFADLTEVIAGA encoded by the coding sequence ATGACCGACCGCGGTGCCGACGAGGTGCTGCTCGGCTTCGCGCGCGCCCTGCGCGCCGCCGGCGTACCCGTCACCCAGGACCGGTCGCACGGGTTCCTCGCCGCCGTCGCGACGGTCGGGGCCGGCGACCGCCAGGCGACCTATTGGGCCGGCCGCGCCACCCTGTGCGGCTCGCCCGACGACCTCGAGCGCTACGACCAGGTCTTCGCCTCGTGGTTCGACCCCCACGACGGCCTGCCCCGCGCCCGGCCCCGCGAGCACAGCCGGCCGCAGACCGCGCACCTGCTGCCGGACACCGAGGTCGCCGGCGGTCCGGGCGACGGCGAGGAGGACGTCGTCCAGGCGATGGCCTCGACGTCGGAGGTGCTGCGCCACCGCGACGTGGCGACGCTGGACGCGGCCGAGAAGCGACGCCTGGCCGGCATGTTCGCCCGGCTGTCGCTGCACCCGCCCGCACGTCGTACCGCCCGTCACCGCAAGTGGCACCGCGGCCAGGTCGACGCCGCGCGCACGCTGCGCCGCTCGCTGCGGCACCTCGGCGAGCCCGCCGAGATCGCGTGGCGGCGACGCGGCACCCGGCCGCGCCGGGTGGTGCTCCTGGTCGACGTGAGCGGATCGATGAGCGCGTACGCCGACGCGTTGCTGCGGCTGGCCCACCGCCTCACCCAGTCGGCGCGGGCCGGCGGCGGCGCGGTCGAGACCTTCACCGTCGGCACCCGGCTGACCCACGTCACCCGCGCCCTGCGCTCGCCCGACGCCGACCGTGCCATCGTCGCGGCCGGTGAGGTGGTGCCCGACTGGTCGGGCGGCACCCGGCTGGGCGAGACCCTGCGGGTGTTCCTCGACCGCTGGGGCCAGCGCGGCCTCGCGCGCGGTGCCGTGGTCGTGGTCTTCAGCGACGGGTGGGAGCGCGGCGACGCCGAGCTGCTCGGCGAGCAGATGGCCCGGCTCCAGCGGGTCGCCCACCGCGTCATCTGGGTCAACCCGCACCGCGGGAAGGCAGGCTACGAGCCGCTCCAGGGCGGGGTGGTGGCGGCGCTGCCGCACTGCGACGACTTCCTGGCCGGGCACTCGCTGGCGACCTTCGCGGACCTCACCGAGGTGATCGCCGGTGCGTGA
- a CDS encoding AAA family ATPase, whose translation MESAADVAARLGTTGYLVDGELATVVFLAARMQRPLLLEGEPGTGKTALAEALAQSLGLPLVRLQCYEGIDASQALYDWDFPRQILHLRALEAAGAVDSDEAEKSLYDERFLLARPVLAALRQAPAVLLVDEVDRADDEFEAFLLEVLSTWQVTIPEFGTVTAPEPPLVVLTSNRTRELHDALKRRCLYHWIDHPGLEREVEIVRSRAPEVSEALARQVVGVVQQLRTRDDLLKPPGVAETLDWARALTYLGTADLDLASAAATLGALLKYREDADRVKAALDRMLSR comes from the coding sequence ATGGAGTCAGCTGCGGACGTCGCCGCCCGCCTCGGCACGACGGGCTACCTCGTCGACGGCGAGCTGGCCACCGTCGTGTTCCTGGCCGCACGGATGCAGCGGCCGCTGCTGCTCGAGGGCGAGCCCGGCACGGGCAAGACGGCCCTCGCCGAGGCCCTCGCCCAGTCCCTCGGCCTCCCGCTCGTGCGGCTGCAGTGCTACGAGGGGATCGACGCCAGCCAGGCGCTCTACGACTGGGACTTCCCGCGCCAGATCCTTCACCTCCGCGCGCTCGAGGCGGCCGGAGCGGTCGACTCCGACGAGGCCGAGAAGAGCCTGTACGACGAGCGCTTCCTGCTCGCGCGCCCCGTCCTCGCCGCGCTCCGTCAGGCACCCGCCGTGCTGCTGGTCGACGAGGTCGACCGCGCCGACGACGAGTTCGAGGCGTTCCTGCTCGAGGTGCTCTCGACGTGGCAGGTCACGATCCCCGAGTTCGGCACGGTGACGGCGCCCGAGCCGCCGCTGGTGGTGCTCACCTCCAACCGCACGCGCGAGCTCCACGACGCGCTCAAGCGGCGCTGCCTCTACCACTGGATCGACCACCCCGGCCTCGAGCGCGAGGTCGAGATCGTCCGCTCGCGGGCCCCCGAGGTCAGCGAGGCCCTGGCCCGTCAGGTGGTCGGGGTCGTCCAGCAGCTGCGCACCCGCGACGACCTGCTGAAGCCGCCCGGCGTGGCCGAGACGCTCGACTGGGCCCGGGCGCTGACCTACCTCGGCACCGCCGACCTCGACCTCGCCTCCGCCGCGGCCACCCTGGGCGCCCTCCTGAAGTACCGCGAGGACGCCGACCGGGTGAAGGCCGCGCTCGACCGGATGCTCTCGCGATGA
- a CDS encoding nucleotidyltransferase family protein produces the protein MTSVVGLLLAAGAGKRFGGPKALARDEDGTSWLLRAVQALRPCAEVVVVLGAEAERAAALLPMSVARIRADDWAEGMGASLRAGLLALEPTEHDAVVVTLVDLPDVDAAVVARLAGRVSGPGDLLRASYDGVPGHPVVLGRDHWAGVVEVATGDRGARDYLATRDVALVECGDLATGADVDTR, from the coding sequence GTGACCTCGGTCGTCGGACTGCTCCTCGCGGCAGGCGCGGGGAAGCGGTTCGGCGGCCCGAAGGCGCTCGCCCGTGACGAGGACGGGACGTCCTGGCTACTCCGCGCGGTCCAGGCGCTGCGCCCGTGCGCGGAGGTCGTCGTCGTGCTGGGCGCGGAGGCGGAGCGCGCCGCCGCGCTGCTCCCGATGTCGGTGGCGCGCATCCGGGCCGACGACTGGGCCGAGGGGATGGGGGCCTCGTTGCGCGCGGGCCTCCTGGCCCTCGAGCCGACCGAGCACGACGCCGTCGTCGTGACCCTGGTCGACCTGCCCGACGTCGACGCCGCCGTGGTGGCGCGCCTGGCGGGTCGGGTGTCCGGCCCGGGCGACCTCCTGCGAGCGTCGTACGACGGCGTGCCGGGGCACCCGGTCGTGCTGGGCCGTGACCACTGGGCCGGGGTCGTCGAGGTCGCGACCGGGGACCGCGGTGCCCGCGACTACCTCGCGACCCGCGACGTGGCCCTCGTCGAGTGCGGCGACCTCGCCACTGGTGCCGACGTCGACACCCGCTGA
- a CDS encoding collagen-like protein — translation MPSRPNGRAASALLVAGALVVSAGVGGATAGALITGRDIKDKSITGADIKNRALDTHHLSSEAVDTLRTSWNSGTGAPKASDGATNSWYLDTATGDAYKNTPRGWEFRVNIMGATGAPGAVGPQGVQGAKGDTGAKGDKGDTGATGAQGATGAQGATGAQGATGPQGATGAQGATGTTGAAGSKWLQGTAAPAAGLGTVGDWYLNTATYDAYEKTASGWTPVVNLRGPVGPKGDTGATGAAGAQGPQGTAGTTGGTGATGATGPQGPQGATGATGPQGPQGPQGQQGPQGTAGANGATGAPGGLTLKDGAGNTLGRVTSIDSYGVGFMSSTGYLLYAGWDGETYPAQIYYTTACGNTASGQAYLNDGGEGGLAHMAKAVSFSNSRNAWMVPSSVANGYATSGPFTSQSLDNPDCGTNAGPRSGWLLRTATTSELGLPASGSQVNKFAVPLTTVSN, via the coding sequence ATGCCCTCGCGCCCCAACGGCCGCGCCGCCTCCGCCCTGCTCGTCGCAGGTGCCCTCGTGGTCTCCGCCGGTGTCGGCGGCGCGACCGCCGGTGCGCTCATCACGGGCCGGGACATCAAGGACAAGTCCATCACCGGCGCGGACATCAAGAACCGCGCCCTCGACACGCACCACCTGAGCTCCGAGGCCGTGGACACCCTCCGCACCAGCTGGAACTCGGGCACGGGCGCCCCGAAGGCCTCCGACGGGGCGACGAACAGCTGGTACCTCGACACCGCCACGGGCGACGCGTACAAGAACACGCCGCGCGGCTGGGAGTTCCGGGTCAACATCATGGGCGCCACCGGTGCCCCCGGCGCGGTCGGTCCGCAGGGCGTGCAGGGTGCCAAGGGCGACACCGGCGCGAAGGGCGACAAGGGCGACACCGGTGCGACCGGCGCCCAGGGTGCGACCGGTGCCCAGGGCGCGACGGGCGCCCAGGGCGCGACCGGTCCCCAGGGTGCGACGGGCGCCCAGGGTGCGACCGGAACCACCGGCGCGGCCGGCAGCAAGTGGCTCCAGGGCACGGCAGCACCCGCCGCCGGCCTCGGCACCGTGGGCGACTGGTACCTCAACACCGCGACGTACGACGCCTACGAGAAGACGGCCAGCGGCTGGACCCCGGTGGTCAACCTCCGCGGTCCCGTCGGCCCGAAGGGCGACACCGGAGCCACCGGAGCCGCGGGGGCCCAGGGCCCGCAGGGCACCGCCGGCACCACCGGTGGCACCGGCGCGACCGGCGCGACCGGACCGCAGGGTCCCCAGGGGGCTACGGGCGCCACCGGACCCCAGGGTCCGCAGGGTCCTCAGGGCCAGCAGGGGCCGCAGGGCACTGCCGGTGCGAACGGTGCCACGGGCGCGCCGGGCGGCCTGACGTTGAAGGACGGGGCGGGCAACACGCTGGGCAGGGTCACCTCGATCGACTCCTACGGTGTCGGTTTCATGAGCTCCACCGGTTACCTCCTCTACGCGGGCTGGGACGGCGAGACCTACCCCGCACAGATCTACTACACGACGGCGTGCGGCAACACGGCCAGCGGGCAGGCCTACCTCAACGACGGCGGCGAGGGCGGGCTGGCCCACATGGCCAAGGCCGTCTCGTTCAGCAACAGCCGCAACGCCTGGATGGTGCCCAGCTCGGTCGCCAACGGTTACGCGACCTCCGGTCCCTTCACGTCGCAGAGCCTCGACAACCCGGACTGCGGGACCAACGCCGGCCCGCGCAGCGGTTGGCTGCTCAGGACGGCGACGACCAGCGAGCTCGGACTGCCGGCAAGCGGGTCGCAGGTCAACAAGTTCGCGGTGCCGCTCACGACCGTCTCCAACTGA